From Pseudoalteromonas sp. DL-6, one genomic window encodes:
- a CDS encoding LysM peptidoglycan-binding domain-containing protein, translating into MNKSPLLLVLAMTLGGCQTLTTLNTDSQNQAQNQLEGASPNDISTALMMNAQYQQVNDIEEEAPVFDDVWERIRYQLSIDIPQNRPVVAERNYYARHQAYLDRISKRAEPYLHFIVEEIEKREMPIEIALLPIVESAFDPYGYSHRTASGIWQFMPATGERFDLKQNWWYDGRRDIVQSTRAALDYLSYLHKTLEGDWLNAIAAYNSGEGRLLRAIKKNRKKHLPTDFWSLDLPRETTAYVPKLLALADLLKRADEFKVSWKPIINAQVVEVVNIESQIDLALAADMADMTLTELYRLNPGFNRWATDPDGPHFLLLPTDKVEQFTEKLTATAIKNRLRWQQYKVKRGDSLSVIADKFTTSISAIKSLNKLNSNVIRVGQQILVPLTDGKINSEHLPQQVRAAANKSLRTKLSHTVKSGDTLWDISREYDVTMSELAKWNKLKKNAVLRLNQKLVVYKSASQPKKSTSNTNRTITYKVRRGDSLARIASKFNLTVSDIIKWNNLAGQKYLQPGQKLKLKVDVRSS; encoded by the coding sequence ATGAATAAATCTCCTCTTTTATTGGTCTTAGCGATGACGCTAGGCGGTTGTCAAACACTGACAACGTTAAACACAGATTCACAAAATCAAGCTCAAAACCAGCTTGAAGGCGCCAGCCCAAATGATATTAGCACTGCATTAATGATGAATGCGCAATATCAACAAGTAAACGATATTGAAGAAGAAGCCCCTGTGTTTGACGATGTTTGGGAGCGAATTCGTTACCAATTATCTATTGATATTCCACAAAATCGCCCAGTGGTCGCTGAGCGTAATTATTATGCACGTCATCAGGCATACCTAGATCGCATTTCTAAACGTGCTGAGCCGTATTTACATTTTATTGTTGAAGAAATTGAAAAGCGTGAAATGCCCATCGAAATTGCACTTTTACCCATTGTAGAAAGTGCATTCGACCCTTATGGCTACTCTCACCGTACTGCATCGGGTATTTGGCAATTTATGCCTGCAACTGGCGAGCGTTTCGATTTAAAACAAAACTGGTGGTATGACGGTCGTCGCGATATTGTGCAGTCTACACGCGCTGCACTTGATTATCTCTCGTACTTACACAAAACCCTTGAAGGTGATTGGCTGAACGCAATTGCCGCCTATAACTCAGGTGAAGGCCGCTTGCTGCGAGCGATTAAAAAGAATCGTAAAAAGCATTTACCTACCGACTTTTGGTCACTAGATTTACCTCGTGAAACCACCGCCTACGTGCCTAAATTATTAGCTTTAGCTGATTTACTAAAACGTGCAGATGAGTTTAAAGTGTCGTGGAAGCCAATAATTAACGCACAAGTAGTCGAAGTGGTTAATATTGAGTCACAAATAGATTTAGCACTGGCTGCGGATATGGCCGATATGACTCTTACCGAACTATATCGATTAAATCCAGGATTTAACCGCTGGGCAACCGACCCTGATGGCCCACACTTTTTATTACTTCCTACCGATAAAGTAGAGCAATTCACTGAAAAGCTTACCGCTACAGCGATTAAAAACCGTCTTCGTTGGCAGCAATATAAGGTCAAACGTGGCGATAGCTTGTCGGTGATTGCAGATAAATTTACCACTAGTATTAGCGCGATTAAGTCATTAAATAAGCTTAACTCAAACGTAATTCGTGTGGGTCAACAAATTTTAGTACCACTCACTGATGGTAAAATTAACAGTGAACATTTGCCTCAGCAAGTACGTGCGGCCGCTAATAAAAGTTTACGTACTAAACTTTCTCATACGGTAAAAAGTGGCGATACCCTATGGGATATTAGCCGCGAATACGATGTAACTATGAGTGAATTAGCTAAGTGGAATAAGCTGAAAAAAAATGCAGTACTGCGTTTAAATCAAAAATTGGTAGTTTATAAGTCAGCTAGCCAGCCTAAAAAGTCGACGAGTAATACTAATCGTACTATTACCTACAAAGTGCGCCGAGGCGATTCTTTAGCGCGTATAGCGTCTAAGTTTAATTTAACAGTGAGCGATATTATTAAATGGAATAACCTTGCCGGACAAAAATACTTACAGCCAGGACAAAAGCTTAAATTAAAAGTAGATGTAAGAAGTAGCTGA
- the gloB gene encoding hydroxyacylglutathione hydrolase, with protein MVQVKAIKAFSDNYIWCLTTEQNNQAWVIDPGQSAPVLEHLAQHNLTLGGILITHHHYDHTDGVAQLVKQYPNIAVYGPSNSPFEGITTPLNEGDTISVLNIPFDIIATPGHTLDHICYINDALAFTGDTLFSGGCGRLFEGSPEQMWHSFNKLRVLPSDCKVYCTHEYTQANLAFAKAVEPRNPELLAYSQQVDELRKNDEISLPSTIGQELKVNPFMRSNLPNITESLPKEYCLVTKNNEPWENFASLRKFKDHF; from the coding sequence ATGGTGCAAGTCAAAGCAATTAAAGCCTTTTCTGATAACTACATTTGGTGCTTAACCACCGAGCAGAATAACCAAGCGTGGGTGATTGACCCAGGACAATCAGCGCCAGTTTTAGAGCATTTAGCACAGCATAACTTAACCCTTGGCGGTATTTTAATTACCCATCATCATTATGATCATACCGATGGTGTAGCTCAATTAGTAAAGCAGTACCCAAACATTGCAGTTTATGGCCCTAGTAATAGCCCATTTGAGGGAATAACAACGCCTTTAAATGAAGGTGATACAATTAGCGTTTTAAACATTCCATTTGACATTATAGCGACTCCTGGGCACACCCTAGACCATATTTGTTATATTAATGATGCACTGGCCTTTACTGGCGACACCCTATTTAGCGGCGGTTGTGGGCGCTTATTTGAAGGCAGCCCAGAGCAAATGTGGCATTCATTTAATAAGTTGCGAGTACTGCCAAGTGATTGCAAAGTATATTGCACCCACGAATACACCCAAGCAAACTTGGCCTTTGCAAAAGCGGTTGAGCCACGAAACCCCGAATTACTCGCTTACAGCCAGCAAGTAGATGAATTGCGAAAAAATGATGAAATAAGCTTGCCAAGCACCATAGGTCAAGAGCTTAAAGTTAACCCTTTCATGCGTAGCAACTTACCCAATATTACAGAGTCATTACCAAAAGAGTATTGTTTAGTTACAAAAAACAATGAACCTTGGGAAAACTTTGCTAGTCTGAGAAAGTTCAAAGATCATTTTTAA
- a CDS encoding class I SAM-dependent methyltransferase, whose amino-acid sequence MKPALSFQEGPKPLSWQQFPHGDYLRCDIERKLSPWLPRMFGYHMLKLGNLSAELDTSKSSIKHQVCVAEPGPYTGVVADIDELPFYEHSIDACIMSHCLEYHSDPHHILREAHRTLIPGGYIAITGFNPFSFCGLAQLLPFSRQKLPWTGRFFTPARVKDWLNLLGFEIVVDERFIYSSLARGNRLSRFAFWRSFTKQYLKPMGSVYLLVARKRVAPLTPIKPKWHARPQFAPIKGVGLRQTSKQHYQQNKK is encoded by the coding sequence ATGAAACCAGCCCTTAGTTTTCAAGAAGGCCCCAAACCGTTGTCATGGCAGCAGTTTCCGCATGGTGATTATTTACGTTGTGATATAGAACGCAAATTATCGCCGTGGTTACCGCGTATGTTTGGCTATCATATGCTTAAATTGGGTAACTTAAGTGCTGAACTCGATACCAGCAAAAGCTCTATTAAGCATCAAGTATGCGTTGCAGAGCCTGGCCCATACACTGGGGTAGTGGCCGATATAGACGAACTGCCTTTTTACGAGCATAGTATAGATGCCTGTATTATGAGCCATTGTTTAGAGTATCACTCAGATCCGCATCATATATTACGTGAGGCGCATCGAACCCTTATTCCAGGCGGTTATATTGCCATTACGGGTTTTAATCCGTTTAGCTTTTGTGGGTTAGCGCAATTGTTGCCATTTAGCCGTCAAAAATTACCGTGGACAGGGCGCTTTTTCACCCCGGCACGGGTAAAAGATTGGCTAAATTTACTTGGATTTGAAATTGTGGTCGATGAGCGTTTTATATATTCGTCGTTGGCACGGGGTAATCGCTTATCGCGGTTTGCATTTTGGCGCAGCTTTACCAAGCAATATTTAAAACCTATGGGCAGTGTGTATTTGCTGGTGGCTCGAAAGCGTGTTGCGCCACTTACGCCAATAAAACCTAAGTGGCATGCTCGTCCACAATTTGCGCCAATAAAAGGGGTAGGGCTTAGGCAGACCTCAAAACAGCATTATCAGCAAAACAAAAAGTAA
- the rnhA gene encoding ribonuclease HI yields the protein MQKTVEIYTDGSCLGNPGPGGYGIFMIYEAHEKKLSQGYKLTTNNRMEMLAAIVALESLNRSCPVTLTTDSQYVKQGIESWITNWKKRGWQTSAKKPVKNVDLWKRLDKACAEHDVTWKWVKGHSGHKYNEIVDDLARDAASGSDLLDDEGYQP from the coding sequence GTGCAAAAAACCGTAGAGATTTACACCGATGGTTCGTGTTTAGGTAATCCAGGCCCCGGTGGTTATGGTATTTTTATGATTTATGAAGCCCATGAAAAAAAATTAAGCCAAGGCTACAAGCTTACAACCAACAACCGTATGGAAATGCTGGCAGCCATTGTGGCGCTAGAATCTCTTAATCGTTCTTGCCCTGTAACCCTAACTACCGATAGCCAATATGTTAAGCAGGGTATTGAGTCATGGATCACCAATTGGAAAAAACGCGGTTGGCAAACCTCGGCCAAAAAGCCGGTTAAGAATGTCGATTTATGGAAACGTCTCGACAAAGCCTGTGCCGAGCACGACGTTACCTGGAAATGGGTAAAAGGCCACAGTGGCCATAAATATAACGAAATTGTTGACGACCTTGCTCGTGATGCAGCCAGCGGCAGCGACTTACTCGATGATGAAGGTTATCAACCGTAA
- the dnaQ gene encoding DNA polymerase III subunit epsilon: MARRQIVLDTETTGIDPKQGHRIIEIGCVELMNRRLTGNNFHVYINPQRSIEEEAIDVHGITNEFLRDKPLYRDIAQEFFDYIKGAELVIHNAPFDIGHMDNEFALLNQGYQNTHSFCGVLDTLKMARDLHPGQKNNLDALCRRYDVDNTKRTLHGALLDSEILADVYLAMTGGQVKLNLNQNKDDSSEDQKGGIRRLNSDRAPLVVIAASDAEQSAHQTRLDIVQKEGGHCLWRAE, encoded by the coding sequence ATGGCACGCAGACAAATAGTTTTAGATACAGAAACCACCGGCATCGACCCTAAACAAGGGCACCGTATCATTGAGATCGGCTGTGTGGAGCTTATGAATCGCCGGTTAACCGGCAATAATTTTCACGTTTACATTAATCCGCAGCGCAGCATTGAAGAAGAAGCAATCGATGTTCACGGTATTACTAATGAATTTTTACGCGATAAACCGCTTTATCGTGATATTGCCCAAGAGTTTTTTGACTATATTAAAGGGGCTGAGTTAGTCATTCATAATGCGCCGTTCGATATTGGCCATATGGATAATGAATTTGCGTTATTGAACCAAGGCTATCAAAACACCCATAGTTTTTGTGGTGTGCTTGATACCCTTAAAATGGCGCGTGACTTGCACCCAGGGCAAAAGAACAATCTAGATGCACTTTGTCGCCGCTACGATGTTGATAACACTAAGCGTACATTACACGGCGCCTTACTGGATTCTGAAATTTTAGCCGATGTTTACCTGGCTATGACCGGGGGGCAAGTAAAGCTAAACCTTAATCAAAACAAAGATGACTCGAGTGAAGATCAAAAAGGCGGTATTAGGCGTTTAAACAGCGACAGAGCACCTTTGGTAGTTATAGCAGCTAGCGATGCAGAGCAAAGCGCACATCAAACGCGTTTAGACATTGTACAAAAGGAGGGCGGCCATTGTTTATGGCGCGCTGAATAG
- a CDS encoding TIGR03503 family protein, which yields MKTLLVVSLFLIAVCFPPDAHSVKQVEELKGSGKQNEIPLLDNRFRVDDKIDEIKLIFFRRPGSPAVILVRPDGTKYFAINAVRNTSLDWYDELNYDLVVIRNPMPGPWQVIGQIMPESRIVVIGELSLKVEPLPKILFQGETVKITGEILNDGEPIRANLFKDAVSLNVSFVSTNNENFENFGAGIQQVTEFKDDGYGFDERAKDGVFTGEFTLNFTPGEWRPELYITTDVLERRVVQDTIVVHEPPFSFTSAEATEEGDDHRITINIDDKLLKAETVIMQGKIYYPNGEEQVFYLDSNSTTARELALQDYGWGRYNIEISVFGSTINDREFMATLPTYLFEIERPIEVIPEIPVASVSEPEIIPVPVVKPKVMSTGLMVSLIVGGNLAILFIGWLCIRVFVQNKPLKLKLNLAFLNKKKAVESKKAEQQKSDEPENSSKNDKSGGILNLSMSDD from the coding sequence ATGAAAACGCTATTAGTAGTTTCACTGTTTTTAATCGCCGTGTGTTTCCCCCCCGATGCACACAGCGTAAAGCAAGTTGAAGAGTTAAAAGGCAGCGGTAAACAAAATGAAATCCCGTTACTGGATAACCGTTTTCGTGTTGATGACAAAATTGATGAAATAAAATTAATATTCTTTAGACGCCCAGGATCGCCTGCCGTTATTTTAGTAAGACCCGATGGCACTAAATACTTTGCTATTAATGCGGTGAGAAATACCAGCCTTGATTGGTACGATGAATTAAATTATGACTTAGTGGTTATTCGCAATCCTATGCCTGGGCCGTGGCAAGTTATTGGCCAAATAATGCCAGAGAGCCGCATTGTTGTTATTGGTGAGTTATCGCTTAAAGTTGAACCACTGCCTAAAATTCTTTTTCAGGGTGAAACTGTAAAAATAACCGGTGAGATTTTAAATGATGGCGAGCCGATTCGTGCCAACCTATTTAAAGATGCGGTCTCGCTTAATGTGAGCTTTGTGAGCACCAATAATGAGAACTTTGAAAACTTTGGTGCAGGCATACAACAAGTAACCGAATTTAAAGATGATGGCTATGGCTTTGATGAGCGTGCCAAAGATGGTGTGTTTACCGGTGAGTTTACTTTGAATTTTACACCCGGCGAATGGCGTCCTGAGCTTTACATTACCACCGACGTATTAGAGAGACGGGTGGTTCAAGATACTATTGTTGTACATGAGCCGCCCTTTAGCTTCACCTCCGCTGAAGCAACCGAAGAGGGTGACGATCATCGCATTACGATCAATATTGATGACAAGCTTTTAAAAGCTGAAACGGTGATCATGCAAGGTAAAATTTATTATCCCAATGGTGAAGAACAGGTATTTTACTTAGATAGCAACAGCACCACAGCAAGAGAGTTGGCTTTACAAGATTATGGTTGGGGGCGCTACAACATTGAAATCTCTGTTTTTGGCTCAACAATCAATGACCGAGAGTTTATGGCTACATTGCCAACCTATTTATTTGAAATAGAAAGACCGATTGAAGTGATTCCAGAAATTCCAGTTGCCAGTGTTAGCGAACCAGAAATTATTCCTGTGCCAGTTGTAAAACCAAAAGTAATGTCCACGGGATTAATGGTTAGTTTAATTGTTGGTGGAAATTTGGCCATTTTATTTATAGGTTGGTTATGTATTCGTGTTTTTGTGCAGAACAAACCATTAAAACTTAAATTGAATTTAGCTTTTTTAAATAAAAAGAAAGCTGTTGAGTCAAAAAAAGCTGAACAGCAAAAATCAGATGAACCAGAAAATAGCTCAAAAAATGATAAATCAGGTGGAATTTTAAACCTTTCGATGTCAGATGACTAA
- a CDS encoding helix-turn-helix domain-containing protein encodes MSTLGQQLKQLRNNKKLSQPEFAQQAGIEQSYLSKLENDKSIPSNEIFRALLIALDLSIDEFMKPLVSSHDKVRLMQIPDVELWYKSKAVKSSATQRKVIYLAMFLISIGCALFYAGHKNYVFNERFYEYKSQGVIKTGEPLNVFTHWSNYIIESNREKRDEKNREMLARRVPSFKLMGEYVGESFVEEVEGGKRVYTANELSRNMPHAGNSWFEFLGIFAAVFGLALALLEPRLTKQ; translated from the coding sequence ATGAGTACATTAGGTCAGCAATTAAAGCAGCTAAGAAATAATAAAAAATTGAGCCAACCTGAATTTGCCCAGCAAGCGGGTATAGAGCAGAGTTATTTATCAAAGCTTGAAAACGATAAATCAATTCCCTCCAATGAAATATTTAGAGCTTTATTGATAGCATTAGATCTTTCAATTGATGAGTTTATGAAGCCACTAGTATCGAGTCACGATAAAGTTAGACTGATGCAAATACCCGATGTAGAGCTGTGGTATAAAAGTAAAGCAGTAAAGAGCTCAGCCACACAGCGTAAGGTTATTTATCTCGCAATGTTTTTAATATCTATTGGTTGTGCATTGTTTTATGCAGGACATAAAAACTATGTGTTCAATGAACGCTTTTACGAATATAAATCACAAGGTGTGATCAAAACAGGTGAACCTCTGAATGTTTTTACTCATTGGAGCAATTATATTATTGAGTCGAATCGAGAAAAAAGAGATGAGAAAAATCGGGAAATGCTGGCCAGAAGGGTACCAAGTTTTAAGTTAATGGGTGAGTATGTCGGTGAATCATTTGTTGAAGAGGTTGAGGGAGGTAAACGTGTTTATACTGCAAATGAGCTTTCGCGGAATATGCCACATGCAGGCAATAGTTGGTTTGAGTTTTTAGGTATTTTTGCTGCTGTATTTGGTTTGGCGCTCGCTTTACTGGAACCTAGATTAACCAAGCAATAA